A window of the Arachis duranensis cultivar V14167 chromosome 5, aradu.V14167.gnm2.J7QH, whole genome shotgun sequence genome harbors these coding sequences:
- the LOC107487374 gene encoding uncharacterized protein LOC107487374 gives MEHGSHSDQSKSTFSLADEDHTFANSMRFTLNQDPRVTFCGYSIPHPSDNRVNIRVQTTGDPAREVLKDACQDLMLICQHVRSTFDKAISDFKKSETVEIDDSE, from the exons ATGGAGCATGGGTCACACTCTGATCAGAGTAAATCAACTTTTTCTCTGGCAGATGAGGATCATACATTTGCAAATTCTATGAGATTCACATTAAATCAAGA TCCAAGAGTTACATTTTGTGGGTACAGCATTCCTCATCCGTCCGATAACCGCGTTAACATCAGAGTCCAGACAACAG GGGATCCGGCACGAGAAGTTTTAAAGGATGCATGTCAAGATCTGATGCTTATCTGCCAACATGTAAGGAGCACTTTTGATAAGGCTATCAGTGATTTCAAAAAGAGCGAGACTGTAGAGATTGATGATTCTGAATAG